One segment of uncultured Methanobrevibacter sp. DNA contains the following:
- a CDS encoding DUF1848 domain-containing protein, giving the protein MILNTGTRTDIPAFFNKWFLNRIEEGFVLSKNPYNNQIYKYNFNPKTVDVICFCSKNPKPLVRNLDRLSDYNQFWFTTITPYGKDIEVNVPNYKKVIETFKKLSESLGINAVSWRYDPIFITEKYSLDFHVDMFEQMASELHEYTSDCTISFIDLYQKVLRNFPEAREVTTEERLVIGENFAKIAGEYDMQMKTCVEGTLLDPFGFDSAGCMTRQVLEKAIGNNLNVPKGKYHNRECNCLMGRDIGLYNTCMHGCKYCYANSNMKLVKRNQKLHNPDSPLLIGEVSDGDVVIEVNESSYIETHEKVVPLTRTFQSTLL; this is encoded by the coding sequence ATGATACTAAATACTGGTACAAGAACAGATATCCCTGCTTTTTTTAATAAATGGTTTTTAAACAGAATTGAAGAGGGTTTTGTACTCAGCAAAAATCCATATAATAATCAGATTTATAAATATAATTTCAATCCCAAAACTGTTGATGTCATATGTTTTTGTTCCAAAAATCCAAAACCACTGGTAAGGAATTTGGACAGGCTGTCTGACTATAATCAGTTCTGGTTTACAACAATAACTCCTTACGGCAAAGATATTGAAGTCAATGTTCCTAATTACAAAAAAGTTATAGAAACGTTTAAGAAGCTGTCTGAGTCACTTGGAATCAATGCTGTATCCTGGAGATATGACCCGATTTTCATAACTGAAAAGTATTCCTTGGATTTTCATGTAGATATGTTTGAGCAGATGGCCTCTGAATTGCATGAATACACATCAGACTGTACAATCAGTTTTATTGATTTATATCAAAAGGTTTTAAGGAATTTTCCCGAAGCCCGTGAAGTTACAACAGAGGAACGTTTGGTGATTGGTGAAAATTTTGCAAAAATTGCCGGTGAATATGATATGCAAATGAAAACATGTGTTGAAGGCACACTGCTTGATCCGTTTGGTTTTGATTCAGCAGGGTGCATGACTCGCCAGGTTCTTGAGAAAGCTATTGGAAATAATTTAAATGTCCCTAAAGGAAAATACCATAATCGTGAATGCAACTGTTTAATGGGAAGGGATATTGGATTATATAATACATGTATGCATGGATGCAAGTATTGTTATGCCAACAGCAACATGAAGCTGGTTAAAAGGAATCAAAAGTTGCATAATCCGGATTCACCATTGCTGATTGGTGAAGTTAGTGATGGTGATGTTGTAATAGAAGTCAATGAGTCTAGTTATATTGAAACTCATGAAAAAGTAGTACCACTTACACGTACTTTTCAATCAACTTTGTTATAG
- a CDS encoding hydroxymethylglutaryl-CoA synthase: protein MVGIVGYGAHVPSYRIKVEEIAKVWGDDPVALSNGLVVNEKSVPSADEDTATIAVTAARRALARAQIDPSKIGAVYVGSESHPYAVKPTASIVAEAVCATPKLTAADLEFACKAGTAGIQMSMGLVQSGMVEYALAIGADTSQGAPGDALEYTASAGGAAYIIGEDNTIADIEHTCSFTTDTPDFYRREGQDYPSHGGRFTGEPAYFKHVLSTAKMLFEETDSKPEDYDYACFHQPNGKFYLRAGKKLGFTSEQIKQGLLTPNIGNTYSGAVPLALSNILDVAEPGDKIFVISYGSGAGSDGFTIKVKDEIVERRELAPKTQEIIDDKTYVDYAVYAKFKGKIKM, encoded by the coding sequence AGAGGAAATAGCTAAAGTTTGGGGGGATGACCCTGTAGCTTTATCTAATGGATTGGTTGTTAATGAAAAATCCGTACCTTCTGCTGATGAAGACACTGCAACTATTGCAGTAACTGCTGCTAGACGTGCTCTAGCAAGAGCTCAAATTGATCCAAGTAAAATTGGTGCTGTTTATGTTGGTTCTGAATCACATCCTTATGCAGTAAAACCAACTGCTTCCATTGTTGCTGAAGCAGTTTGTGCAACACCAAAATTAACTGCTGCTGATTTGGAATTCGCATGTAAAGCAGGAACCGCAGGTATCCAAATGTCCATGGGTCTTGTTCAATCCGGTATGGTTGAATATGCATTGGCTATTGGTGCAGACACTTCACAAGGAGCTCCTGGAGATGCTCTCGAATACACTGCATCCGCAGGCGGAGCTGCTTACATCATCGGTGAAGATAATACGATTGCAGATATCGAACATACTTGCAGTTTTACAACAGATACTCCTGATTTTTACAGAAGAGAAGGTCAGGACTATCCGTCTCATGGTGGTCGTTTCACAGGAGAACCTGCTTATTTCAAGCATGTTTTAAGTACAGCAAAAATGTTATTTGAAGAAACAGACTCAAAACCTGAAGATTATGATTATGCTTGTTTCCATCAGCCTAACGGAAAATTCTACCTCAGAGCAGGTAAAAAATTAGGTTTCACATCCGAACAAATTAAACAAGGGCTTTTAACCCCAAATATTGGTAACACCTACTCAGGTGCAGTGCCTCTTGCTCTTTCTAATATTTTGGATGTTGCTGAACCTGGAGATAAAATATTTGTCATCTCATACGGTTCTGGTGCTGGAAGTGATGGATTTACAATAAAAGTAAAAGATGAAATTGTCGAAAGAAGAGAATTAGCTCCAAAAACACAGGAAATCATTGATGATAAAACATATGTTGATTATGCTGTTTATGCTAAATTCAAAGGCAAAATTAAAATGTAA
- a CDS encoding thiolase domain-containing protein yields the protein MRDVAIIGVSQTKFGELWDSSFRDLIAEAGIKALVDANIDGDDIEAMFVGNMSSGLFVEQEHIAALISDHVGLNPVPTTRVEAACASGGLALRQGIMAVASGFHDVVISAGVEKMTDVVDATPAIATASDQEWEAQQGATFPSLYAMIAKRHMYEYGTTREQLAQFSVVNHKNASKNPNAQFPFEVTVDKVINSTMVADPLTLLDCSPVTDGAAAIVMVPAEDAKKYTDTPIYVKASAQASGTLTLHDRKDITTIESTKVASRKAYEMAGVTPKDIDLTEVHDCFSINGLLAVEDLGFAEKGKGGIAIEEGQTEIDGDFPINTSGGLKARGHPLGATGIAQAAEVVWQLRGEAGKRQVDGAEIGMTHNIGGTGGTAAVHIFARDL from the coding sequence ATGAGAGATGTTGCGATTATCGGAGTTTCACAAACTAAATTTGGCGAATTATGGGATTCTTCCTTTAGGGATTTAATTGCTGAAGCAGGTATAAAGGCTTTAGTTGATGCAAACATTGATGGAGATGATATTGAAGCAATGTTTGTTGGAAATATGTCATCCGGTCTTTTTGTAGAGCAGGAACATATTGCAGCACTTATTTCCGACCACGTCGGTCTTAATCCAGTTCCAACCACAAGAGTTGAAGCTGCTTGTGCATCAGGAGGCCTTGCATTAAGACAGGGAATCATGGCTGTTGCATCTGGATTTCATGATGTTGTAATTTCAGCGGGTGTAGAAAAAATGACTGATGTCGTTGATGCTACTCCGGCTATTGCTACTGCTTCTGATCAGGAATGGGAAGCACAGCAAGGAGCTACTTTCCCGTCATTATATGCAATGATTGCTAAAAGACATATGTATGAATATGGAACCACTCGTGAACAGTTAGCACAATTTTCAGTAGTAAACCATAAAAATGCATCTAAAAACCCAAATGCACAATTCCCATTTGAAGTAACAGTGGATAAGGTTATTAACTCCACTATGGTTGCAGATCCATTAACATTATTGGACTGTTCTCCTGTAACTGATGGGGCTGCCGCTATTGTAATGGTACCTGCTGAAGATGCTAAAAAATACACTGATACTCCAATTTATGTAAAAGCTTCTGCACAGGCTTCTGGAACATTAACATTACACGACAGAAAAGATATAACTACCATTGAATCTACAAAAGTGGCATCCAGAAAAGCTTATGAAATGGCAGGAGTAACACCTAAAGACATAGATTTAACTGAAGTGCACGACTGTTTCTCCATTAATGGACTTTTAGCTGTAGAAGATTTAGGATTTGCTGAAAAAGGTAAAGGAGGAATAGCTATTGAAGAAGGTCAAACTGAAATCGATGGTGATTTCCCAATTAATACCTCTGGTGGTCTTAAAGCACGTGGACACCCATTAGGTGCTACAGGTATTGCTCAAGCTGCTGAAGTAGTATGGCAACTTAGAGGAGAAGCAGGTAAACGTCAGGTTGACGGTGCTGAAATCGGTATGACTCACAACATTGGAGGTACCGGAGGTACTGCAGCTGTACATATTTTCGCAAGAGATTTATAA